The following proteins come from a genomic window of Macadamia integrifolia cultivar HAES 741 chromosome 14, SCU_Mint_v3, whole genome shotgun sequence:
- the LOC122061811 gene encoding dolichol kinase EVAN isoform X1 produces MAVTAASLINGERAVVLLFMSCLLIYTPPSLFFQGFALSLLAFAGLFVEISAENSTSLNRFRTRPGASSGILLGAVTLPAVMLSRLIQLSRALSTHNIGIEEVGDLNVQYWTVSSSCLGVLVFLCSIIWHSTTNSSFPWCSVREAKFNFIFILFYSALCSLSLASNSSIGFNVAVKLLWVLCHGFAAVRLIQHILHTFPSCASIGEALLVTSGLVFYFGDMFACTLVKMDAYLTSSSLASARYGSRRSEISTIIQGMLAGLVVFPMFFKSVLRIWARLTDMVNSEACATEERTSLGIERSFIFYASLAVTLIVIAPAWIQFVQNFLVHPLLWVFNFVFTDPLKILPLCFYWIGVIVVSVFRFYHISKNSKIERILLRKYYHLVAVLMFVPAFIFQPIFIDLAFGVALAVFLALEIIRVWKIWPLWRLVHQFMNAFTDHRDSDILIVSHFSLLLGCALPKWMSSGFNDRPLAPFAGILSLGIGDTMASMVGHKYGVLRWSKTGKKTVEGTAAGITSVLAACSVLLPLLASTGYILSEHWFSLLLAVTVSGLLEAYTAQLDNAFIPLVFYSLLCL; encoded by the exons ATGGCAGTCACGGCTGCATCTCTCATCAATGGCGAGAGAGCAGTCGTTCTGCTCTTCATGTCTTGCCTTCTCATCTATACTCCCCCCTCACTCTTTTTCCAAGGCTTTGCCCTTTCTCTCCTCGCTTTCGCCGGATTATTTGTTGAGATCTCCGCCGAGAATTCTACCTCCTTGAACCGCTTCAGAACCCG GCCGGGCGCTTCATCAGGAATACTGCTGGGAGCGGTTACACTGCCTGCCGTCATGCTTTCTCGTTTGATACAGCTCTCAAGAGCACTCTCCACACATAATATAGGAATTGAAG AAGTGGGTGATCTCAATGTGCAATATTGGACTGTTTCTTCTAGCTGCCTTGGCGTGCTTGTTTTCCTTTGCTCAATCATATGGCATTCAACCACGAATAGTTCTTTTCCTTGGTGTAGTGTTCGAGAGGCCAAGTTTAACTTCATTTTTATACTCTTTTATTCAGCATTGTGCTCTCTGTCTCTTGCTTCAAATTCTTCTATCG GATTCAATGTAGCAGTGAAGTTGTTGTGGGTACTTTGTCATGGGTTCGCAGCGGTGAGATTGATTCAGCATATTCTTCATACCTTTCCATCATGTGCTTCAATTG GTGAGGCACTTTTGGTGACTTCTGGTCttgttttctattttggtgACATGTTCGCATGTACTCTTGTTAAG ATGGATGCATATTTAACTTCATCAAGTTTAGCTTCTGCACGATATGGAAGTAGAAGAAGTGAGATAAGCACCATCATTCAG GGAATGCTAGCTGGCCTTGTTGTTTTCCCCATGTTTTTTAAGTCTGTTCTTCGAATTTGGGCACGCTTAACAGACATGGTCAACTCTGAAGCTTGTGCAACTGAAGAAAGAACATCCCTAGGGATTGAgagatcttttattttctatgcCTCTCTGGCAGTTACCTTGATTGTGATTGCTCCTGCATGGATACAATTTGTTCAGAATTTCCTTGTGCACCCATTATTATG ggttttcaattttgtttttacAGATCCACTTAAAATACTTCCCTTATGTTTCTACTGGATTGGTGTCATTGTTGTGTCGGTTTTCCGGTTTTACCATATTTCTAAGAACAGCAAAATTGAGAGGATTCTTCTTCGAAAATACTACCATCTGGTGGCAGTGCTAATGTTTGTGccagcttttattttccag CCAATTTTTATTGATCTAGCATTTGGTGTGGCTTTGGCCGTCTTCTTGGCATTAGAAATTATTCGA GTATGGAAAATTTGGCCTTTGTGGCGACTGGTACATCAGTTCATGAATGCCTTTACAGACCATCGTGATTCAGATATCCTTATTGTTAG ccatttttctctcttgttGGGCTGCGCTCTTCCTAAGTGGATGTCTTCGGGGTTCAATGATCGACCACTCGCCCCATTTGCTGGAATTTTAAGTTTAGGTATTGGCGATACAATG GCATCGATGGTTGGCCACAAGTATGGTGTCCTTAGGTGGAGCAAAACTGGGA AGAAAACTGTTGAAGGTACTGCAGCTGGTATAACATCTGTGCTGGCAGCATGCTCTGTTCTTCTTCCACTTCTAGCATCAACTGGCTATATACTTTCCGAG
- the LOC122061811 gene encoding dolichol kinase EVAN isoform X2 — translation MAVTAASLINGERAVVLLFMSCLLIYTPPSLFFQGFALSLLAFAGLFVEISAENSTSLNRFRTRPGASSGILLGAVTLPAVMLSRLIQLSRALSTHNIGIEGFNVAVKLLWVLCHGFAAVRLIQHILHTFPSCASIGEALLVTSGLVFYFGDMFACTLVKMDAYLTSSSLASARYGSRRSEISTIIQGMLAGLVVFPMFFKSVLRIWARLTDMVNSEACATEERTSLGIERSFIFYASLAVTLIVIAPAWIQFVQNFLVHPLLWVFNFVFTDPLKILPLCFYWIGVIVVSVFRFYHISKNSKIERILLRKYYHLVAVLMFVPAFIFQPIFIDLAFGVALAVFLALEIIRVWKIWPLWRLVHQFMNAFTDHRDSDILIVSHFSLLLGCALPKWMSSGFNDRPLAPFAGILSLGIGDTMASMVGHKYGVLRWSKTGKKTVEGTAAGITSVLAACSVLLPLLASTGYILSEHWFSLLLAVTVSGLLEAYTAQLDNAFIPLVFYSLLCL, via the exons ATGGCAGTCACGGCTGCATCTCTCATCAATGGCGAGAGAGCAGTCGTTCTGCTCTTCATGTCTTGCCTTCTCATCTATACTCCCCCCTCACTCTTTTTCCAAGGCTTTGCCCTTTCTCTCCTCGCTTTCGCCGGATTATTTGTTGAGATCTCCGCCGAGAATTCTACCTCCTTGAACCGCTTCAGAACCCG GCCGGGCGCTTCATCAGGAATACTGCTGGGAGCGGTTACACTGCCTGCCGTCATGCTTTCTCGTTTGATACAGCTCTCAAGAGCACTCTCCACACATAATATAGGAATTGAAG GATTCAATGTAGCAGTGAAGTTGTTGTGGGTACTTTGTCATGGGTTCGCAGCGGTGAGATTGATTCAGCATATTCTTCATACCTTTCCATCATGTGCTTCAATTG GTGAGGCACTTTTGGTGACTTCTGGTCttgttttctattttggtgACATGTTCGCATGTACTCTTGTTAAG ATGGATGCATATTTAACTTCATCAAGTTTAGCTTCTGCACGATATGGAAGTAGAAGAAGTGAGATAAGCACCATCATTCAG GGAATGCTAGCTGGCCTTGTTGTTTTCCCCATGTTTTTTAAGTCTGTTCTTCGAATTTGGGCACGCTTAACAGACATGGTCAACTCTGAAGCTTGTGCAACTGAAGAAAGAACATCCCTAGGGATTGAgagatcttttattttctatgcCTCTCTGGCAGTTACCTTGATTGTGATTGCTCCTGCATGGATACAATTTGTTCAGAATTTCCTTGTGCACCCATTATTATG ggttttcaattttgtttttacAGATCCACTTAAAATACTTCCCTTATGTTTCTACTGGATTGGTGTCATTGTTGTGTCGGTTTTCCGGTTTTACCATATTTCTAAGAACAGCAAAATTGAGAGGATTCTTCTTCGAAAATACTACCATCTGGTGGCAGTGCTAATGTTTGTGccagcttttattttccag CCAATTTTTATTGATCTAGCATTTGGTGTGGCTTTGGCCGTCTTCTTGGCATTAGAAATTATTCGA GTATGGAAAATTTGGCCTTTGTGGCGACTGGTACATCAGTTCATGAATGCCTTTACAGACCATCGTGATTCAGATATCCTTATTGTTAG ccatttttctctcttgttGGGCTGCGCTCTTCCTAAGTGGATGTCTTCGGGGTTCAATGATCGACCACTCGCCCCATTTGCTGGAATTTTAAGTTTAGGTATTGGCGATACAATG GCATCGATGGTTGGCCACAAGTATGGTGTCCTTAGGTGGAGCAAAACTGGGA AGAAAACTGTTGAAGGTACTGCAGCTGGTATAACATCTGTGCTGGCAGCATGCTCTGTTCTTCTTCCACTTCTAGCATCAACTGGCTATATACTTTCCGAG
- the LOC122061812 gene encoding uncharacterized protein LOC122061812 translates to MKYLKYPSLPVLGRRQEEVSAKLTFFHGLVILLTVGNCWTLSIHPFSLWTEFKGGFLCIKVALPCLQRSPAHRPSMKEVVAMLSGESEPPHLPIEFSPSPPFNFPYKSQKKAQVINWCTTIATNFTSGGHGVLAADMRLGGYTTTPSPLFLLLITIPLSLAMYGFDPQSIRLRCSKLIPKVNQFVNRIIAEHRAQSRTTDTERAATDFVDVLLSLQGPDKLSEPDMIAVLWVSSSSLLFRLLICLIPFKYF, encoded by the coding sequence atgaagtacctaaaatacccatctcTTCCCGTCTTAGGTCGCCGGCAAGAAGAAGTATCCGCCAAGCTAACGTTCTTTCATGGGCTCGTCATCTTGCTCACGGTGGGAAATTGTTGGACCTTATCTATCCATCCATTCAGTCTCTGGACAGAGTTCAAGGGTGGGTTTCTCTGCATCAAAGTTGCGCTTCCTTGCTTGCAACGCTCGCCTGCGCATCGACCCTCCATGAAAGAAGTGGTGGCGATGCTTTCTGGTGAGTCTGAGCCTCCTCACCTACCTATTGAATTCTCCCCTTCACCACCCTTTAATTTCCCATACAAGTCCCAGAAGAAGGCTCAAGTAATTAACTGGTGTACCACTATCGCCACTAATTTCACCTCCGGTGGCCATGGCGTCCTTGCCGCCGACATGCGCCTGGGTGGGTACACCACCACACCTTCTCCTTTGTTCCTATTGCTGATCACTATTCCACTTTCACTCGCCATGTACGGGTTCGACCCTCAAAGCATTCGACTTAGGTGCTCCAAACTCATCCCCAAAGTAAACCAGTTCGTGAACAGGATCATTGCCGAGCATAGAGCTCAATCTAGAACTACTGATACAGAGAGAGCCGCCACAGACTTCGTCGACGTTTTACTTTCTCTTCAAGGACCTGATAAGTTATCAGAACCCGACATGATTGCCGTCCTCTGGGTAAGCAGTTCCTCACTTCTGTTTCGTTTGTTGATTTGTTTAATCCCTTTCAAATACTTCTaa